Within Caulobacter segnis, the genomic segment TAGCGACGTCCGCCCGGCCAGCCGGCCGTCCGCAGGCGCGTCCCGGGCGCCAGGATCGCCAGGCTGCCGTCGCCGAGCGTCAGGGTCCGCGTGGCGCGGCCGCTTTCCAGGATCGTGGGGCGGGGGCCACGCCGACGCCAATCGCCAGGCACGCGGCCAGGGGCAGGGCGATGGCGGCGGCCCAGCGCCAGGTCTGGCGACGGTTCCCGGCGGGGCGCGCCACCAGCGCATCGACGCCGCCCAGCGCCAGCATCAACTGCTCGGCCTGGTCATAGGCCTGGGCGTGGCGCGGATCGGCCGCCAACCATTGGCCAAGCGCCTGGGCGCGCTCGGGCGACAGCCGCTCGCCGAACACGGACAGGGCCCACTCGCGAGCCTGGTCGTCGATGTCGCCGTCAGGCGCGGCGGTTGCGTTCACGTGACAATCCTCGAAAGTCGATCGGGCCGCCGGCGACGGCCCGCTGGCAGGCGGCGACCGCTTCGCCCACGGTCTTGCGCACCAGCGCCTCGGACACGCCGTTCTGGCGGGCGATCTCGGCGAAGCTTAGTCCAGCCACGCGGTTGTCGGCCAGGAACCGGCGATGGCGTGGCGGCAGGCCCTCGACCACGCGGTTCAGCACGTCGAGTTCCTGCTTGGCGATGACCGTTCGCTCGGCGTCCGGCGCGGCGTCGGGTTCGAGCGCCGGCGCCGAGGCCGAGACCAGGCGGTAGGCCATCTTCTGGCGGCGCAGAGCGTCGCGCGCCAGATTGATGGCCACGCGGAACACGAAGGCGCGTGGGCTTTCGTGCTCCTGGTCGGCCGGACGCTCGCCCAGCTTTACGAAGGCCTGCTGCGCCAGGTCCTCGGGCTCGGGCGGGCCGGGGCCGAAGCGAGCGCGAAGAAACAGCCGCAGGTCCTCCCAGTCGTCGCAGTAGCTCTCGCGGAATACCGCGCGTCGACTCCAGGTCCACGCCTCTTCGTCGGCGCTCGGCCGTTGCGACTTCGCCACGGCTCCTCCCCTTCGTTGTGCGCCGGTCTCTCACCGACGATGCGGCCTCCCGGCCGTCCGTTCAATGCGTCGCCAAATAAATCGCGACCGGAAGGTTTTGTTGTGCGGATGGGGGAAGCTCATTCGTTGAACTTTAATTGGGCGCGATTTTGAGCAATAAATTGCTCATTATTTCCCATGTGACCGGTAACTTTTTCCTTTCGAATTCAAATTCGGCATGTTTATGTCGAACGCAGTGACACCGGTGT encodes:
- a CDS encoding FecR/PupR family sigma factor regulator, translating into MNATAAPDGDIDDQAREWALSVFGERLSPERAQALGQWLAADPRHAQAYDQAEQLMLALGGVDALVARPAGNRRQTWRWAAAIALPLAACLAIGVGVAPAPRSWKAAAPRGP
- a CDS encoding RNA polymerase sigma factor, which encodes MAKSQRPSADEEAWTWSRRAVFRESYCDDWEDLRLFLRARFGPGPPEPEDLAQQAFVKLGERPADQEHESPRAFVFRVAINLARDALRRQKMAYRLVSASAPALEPDAAPDAERTVIAKQELDVLNRVVEGLPPRHRRFLADNRVAGLSFAEIARQNGVSEALVRKTVGEAVAACQRAVAGGPIDFRGLSRERNRRA